AAACAACGTCACCGGCATGGAGTACCAGCCGTACACCGGCCCGCGCATTGCCGGGTGGACGGATGACCAGACGAACGCCTTCAACATGCTCCGCGGTTCGCTCGGGACGTGGCAACCGGCGGTGAACACGGCGACCACTGCGGCGTCCGGCATTGCCTCCGGACAGCAGGCGGTTCCGCAGGTTCGCCCTGCATCTCAGCAGTTCAATGCGCAGAGCTACCTGTCGGCGAACCCCGACGTCGCCGCTTGGGCAAAGGAACAGGCTGTTGCTACTGGCAAGTCCCTGGATCAGCTTGCCAATGAGCATTGGAACACGTTCGGCATGGCGGAGAACCGCTCGGGCGCCATGCAGGCCATCCAGGCGCCGCAGATGCAGGCCGCTCAGATGGACCGGGGTAACATTCGGGATGTATCGGCACAGAAGTTCACCGATGCCGACCTGAACAGCTACATGAACCCCTACACTCAGTCGGTCATCGACACGACGCTGAACACGCTCAGCCGGCAGAATGACGTTCTTCAGAACCAAGCGAATGCCAGAGCGGCGGCGGCCGGGGCGTTCGGCGGTTCACGTCAGGCTGTGATGAACGCGGAGAACAACCGGAACTATCTCGATCAGGCCGCCACGACCACGGCGCAGCTTAACGACCGGAATTTCACGCAGGCGCAGAGCGCGATTGCGGGTGATCAGAACCGCGCTCTTCAGGCGGGCATGGCGAACCAGAACATGGACTGGAACGTCACCAACGGGAACGCCAACCTTCAGCAGCAGGCCAACGCCACGAATGCTGGGCTACAGTGGGATGCAACCGCGCTGAACGCCAATCAGGGCATGCAGGCGGCGCTTGCGAACCAGTCGGCGGGCTTGCAGGGCGCCGGGCAGCAACTGACTGCGGCGCAGCTTCTGGCGGCCTTGGGCGGTCAGGGTCAGCAGTACAGCCGGAACGACGCCAACGCCTTGCTTGGGATTGGCGGCACGCAGCAGGCTTACAATCAGAGCAACCTGGACCTTGCCTACAACGATTTCCTGAACCAGCGGAACTACCTGTCGCAGCAGCTTGCAGCCCGGAACAACTATCTCAACCCCGGCATGTCGATGGGCGGCACGTCCTCAACGACGATGCCGGGCGCGTCGTGGCTTCAGGCGGGCATTGGCTCACTCGCGGGGCTTGGCGGCGCCTATTCGATGCTGACAGGCAACCCGATCTTCGGGACCGGCGGATTGCTCGGCGGCCTGGGCAGCAGCGCGGCCGGGACGATCACGGCCCCGATCCTAGACTCCACGGCCTCCGGGCTCGGCAGCATGATCGCGTGACGCCATGGCCGTTCCAAGCTTCACCCAATACGATCCGATCATCCAAGCGGCGGCCAAGCGGTTCGGCGTAGACCCGAACCTCATCCGTGGCGTGATGGCGCTGGAGAACTACGGCGGGAACGCTGGCTTGCGCGGCGGCTCCGGAGAGTTCGGCCTCATGCAGGTCATGCCGGGCACCTACGCCGACCTTGCCCGCCGGCATGGGTTGGGCTCCGACGCTTCCGACCCGTCCAACAACATCATGGCCGGGACCGCATACATCGCGGAGAACCTTCAGGCCAACGGCGGGGACGTTGCAAAGACGCTGGCGGCCTACAACGCCGGCCCTGGCGGTTCCGCCAAGTTCCGGCAGACGGGGGACGCTTCCACCCTTCCGGCTGTGACGCAGGGCTACCTTCAGCGCGCGGCCCGGTTCGGGGTGATCGATCCGAGCCAAGCATCAGCCGTCGAAATCACAGACAGCCCGCGGGGGAGTTCCATGCCCGGACGAAACTATGCGGCCACTTATACCAGCGAAGAGGCGGGCGTCCCGCCGCTGACTGAGGCGGACGTTGTGCGGATGATGAACGCGCCCCGCTCGCCTTATCGCTCCACCGATGATAGCGGCGGGCGGGCGGTTGTCGATGCACTGCGCGGGCAGTTCGGGCAATCCGCGGGCGCTCCCCCTGGACTCCTCTCCCAAGGAACCCCCGGCCCGTCAGCCGATGGCATGGGCGGCCTACTCGGCAACGGACAGTTCCAAGGGCAGGCGCTCCTTGCCCTGGCGTCCGGCTTGCTGAGCGGGCGCAATTGGGCGGAAGGGCTTGGCGGCGGCATGCAGAACCTTGCGCAGGTGGCGAGTGCCGCTCAGCAGCGGGCTATGCAGCAGCGACAGCTTGACCGGCAGGACCGGAACGACAAGGCCGATCAGGACTGGCGCCGCATGCAGTGGGAGCGCCTGTCGCAGAACGACGCCCGCGATCAGGAATGGAAGAAGCAGACGTTCGACCGTCAGGCGACCAATGACCAGTTTGACCAACAGTACCGCCGCGACGCCCTCCGCATCCAAGAGATGAACGCGACGAAGCAGAACAAGCCCGACGTCATCAAGGCGATGGAGGCGGCCGGCATCGATCCGGCATCGCCTGCCGGTCAGCAGTACCTGCGGCAGAAATACCTTGGCGGGTTCGGCGAAGACCCGTCGACGGGCGCCGCTGACCGCTCGACCATTGCCGCGACGCTGGGGGTTCCTCTGGCTGACGTTGACCCGTATTCCGACCCGAAGCTCTCCCCCAAGGGCAAGGAAAACCTGTTGCTCGCCAATCAGAAGGCGGCGGAGAAGCGCTTTGCCGACCTTCAGGAGGCGGAAGACGCGGCCCGTCAGCAGGCGCAGCAATACAAGCGCTTCTTGGACCTGAACGACCGAGTCGAAACCGGCGGCAAGTATGCCATTCCGGGCGCTCAGTCCATCGGCAGCGCGTTGGACAGCGACGTTTCGGAAATGTCGTCCATCACGGCGAAGATCGCCCCGACGCTCCGGGCACCGGGATCGGGAGCGGTCTCGGACTTCGACGCGAAGCAGTTCCTCCGTGGGACCGTCGGACTCGACAAGCCCCGAGAGGCAAACCGGGCCATCGCTACCGCCGGCCTCGCTGCGTCTCAGCTCACCATCGACCGGGGGCAGTTCGAGCGAGCCTATTTCGACGCGAACAAGACCCTCTCCGGCGCGGATCGGGCTTGGCAGAGCTACCTGAACGCAAATCCGATCTTTGACCCGTCGGCGAAGGAGGGGGCCTTGCGCCTCAACTCCAACCGCAAGGGCTGGCGCGACTTCTTCAAGGCGCAGGGCAGCCCATCCGATGCGGACATGCGTGAGGGAACCGCCAACCCGGCGCGGGCTCTCCCGCCGGGCAGTGAGGTTGTCGACGGGGCGCAACCGGCCGGCGGTGCGTCGAAGCTGTCCGATGACGACATTCTCAAGTCGCTGGGGCTCAAGTGATGGCTGAAGATCGCGCGGCATTGCTGGCTGAAGCTTACCGTCGGGGCATCCTTCCCCCTGATCAGGCAAGCGCCTATGAGGAAGCCCTCCGACGTGGGCTGATCGGCGGGGACGCGAAGGACGCAGCCCCATCCAAGCCCAAGGCGTCCGGAGACACCATGTCCGCCGGACTCCGCGGTCAGATCATGCAGGGCGTCACGCTCGGGTTCGGAGACGAGTTCAACGCCGCAAGCCGATCCGCCCCCGGCTGGATCGCAAACCTCGTGACCGGCAATGTCCCGCTGTCCGACGTCGGGAAGGCGCTGGGCATCAGCGAGGGGCAGAGCGAACTGAACAAGGCGTACAACGACCGCCTCGCCGCAGAGCGTGCCGACCTGGAGGCGTACCAGCGGGCGCACCCCGTTGCATCCTTGGCCGGGCAGGCTCTCGGGAGCTTGGTCGCTGCCCCGGCCGGAGCCATCAACGCCATGCGCGGCGGGGCAGAGGTTGCCTTGCCCGCGGCGAAGAGTGGCGCGGCTATGGCTGGCGATCTGTTGACGACGGGCGCGACCATGGGTGCGGTCAGCGGCGCCGGTAATGCGGACGGCGGGCTCTCGGATCGACTCGGCGGAGCGCTTGAGGGGGCGGCCATCGGCGGCACTCTCGGCGTAGCTGTGCCCGCCCTCATCTCTGGCGCCGGCCGCACTCTCGGGTGGGCGGGCTCAGCGCTGGGGCTGCGGAACGCGGACAAGGCGGCTGAGAACAAGGTTCTCCAGGCACTGGCGCGCGATGGCGTGTCGCTGGACGAACTCCCCGGCCGCTTCACTGCGACCAACAAGCCGCTTGGGTTGCTGGACGTTGGCGGGGAGAACACGCTCGGCCTCGCTCGGACGGCGGCAGGCACCCCC
The Azospirillum sp. TSA2s DNA segment above includes these coding regions:
- a CDS encoding lytic transglycosylase domain-containing protein, yielding MAVPSFTQYDPIIQAAAKRFGVDPNLIRGVMALENYGGNAGLRGGSGEFGLMQVMPGTYADLARRHGLGSDASDPSNNIMAGTAYIAENLQANGGDVAKTLAAYNAGPGGSAKFRQTGDASTLPAVTQGYLQRAARFGVIDPSQASAVEITDSPRGSSMPGRNYAATYTSEEAGVPPLTEADVVRMMNAPRSPYRSTDDSGGRAVVDALRGQFGQSAGAPPGLLSQGTPGPSADGMGGLLGNGQFQGQALLALASGLLSGRNWAEGLGGGMQNLAQVASAAQQRAMQQRQLDRQDRNDKADQDWRRMQWERLSQNDARDQEWKKQTFDRQATNDQFDQQYRRDALRIQEMNATKQNKPDVIKAMEAAGIDPASPAGQQYLRQKYLGGFGEDPSTGAADRSTIAATLGVPLADVDPYSDPKLSPKGKENLLLANQKAAEKRFADLQEAEDAARQQAQQYKRFLDLNDRVETGGKYAIPGAQSIGSALDSDVSEMSSITAKIAPTLRAPGSGAVSDFDAKQFLRGTVGLDKPREANRAIATAGLAASQLTIDRGQFERAYFDANKTLSGADRAWQSYLNANPIFDPSAKEGALRLNSNRKGWRDFFKAQGSPSDADMREGTANPARALPPGSEVVDGAQPAGGASKLSDDDILKSLGLK